A genomic region of Plasmodium falciparum 3D7 genome assembly, chromosome: 11 contains the following coding sequences:
- a CDS encoding leucine-rich repeat protein has protein sequence MANNNMDDINLECENDNDNKISSEKRLVDEIIENNIEEIKKKEKDNKEKDNKEKDNKEKDIMFNIKNGLCDLEKTLDGEGYAYSNLTCRKKGIDFIPKSITRYIHLKYINLSHNNINDLVHLYFLPNIIFLDVSYNMLKEIVELKKEYLKNCIYINLSHNLISHMNNIFLKNLLEFNISYNTINNINIYISNTIRILNLSNNNIKNINFKNKLNNLLDLDISFNPIENLDFHTLMPNLVVLRINDNSTISMDKLNNLNNFKCLQSLFMQNYLYFKDISYKDVKEILLQNSKDIHLLKFNGNRLNKKTDHIEQADVNK, from the coding sequence ATggcaaataataatatggatgatATAAATTTAGAATGTGAAAATgacaatgataataaaatttcaTCAGAAAAAAGATTAGTTGATGAAATTATAGAGaataatatagaagaaattaaaaagaaagaaaaggataataaagaaaaggataataaagaaaaggataataaagaaaaggatattatgtttaatataaagaatgGTTTGTGTGATTTAGAGAAGACATTAGATGGTGAAGGGTATGCATATAGTAATTTGACATGTAGAAAAAAGGGTATTGATTTTATACCTAAGAGTATTACtagatatatacatttaaaatatataaatttatctcataataatataaatgatttagtccatttatattttttaccgaatataatatttcttgatgtatcatataatatgttaaaagaaatagtagaattaaaaaaagaatatttaaagaattgtatatatataaatttatcccataatttaatttcacatatgaataatatatttttaaaaaatcttCTTGAGTTTAATATATCCtataatacaataaataatataaatatatatatatctaatacTATAAGGATATTAAATTTAtcgaataataatattaaaaatataaattttaaaaataaattaaataatttattagatttagatatttcttttaatccAATTGAAAACTTAGACTTTCATACATTGATGCCTAATTTGGTCGTTTTAAGAATTAATGATAATTCGACAATATCAATGGATAAGTTAAACAatcttaataattttaaatgtttacaatcattatttatgcaaaattatttatactttAAAGATATATCGTATAAGGACGTGAAAGAAATCTTGTTACAAAATTCAAAGGATATTCATTTGTTAAAATTTAATGGAAACcgtttaaataaaaaaacggATCATATTGAACAAGCGGAcgtaaacaaataa
- a CDS encoding oocyst rupture protein 1, putative codes for MPSILESDNSLNDEENNKTLERSGDINMIEPNNNIMNDNIYRLDEIHCSNNINNEKEVGNIYCDVEKKGDIKYINRISNKNENIEEKSNVLKDTDIDVPYYYNNNSNNGTHHCDNENYEEDNDYINNNETRKNGNDSDIDYGSNFSYTNPDKNCNRSNSFTSNIDKESNDNNVNKKSQHVICLNVQNKDHNNNNNLKEKEYPFFGTIEKNDENVSNKKKISAHENISIYENGSGCMNILIGKNEHSKENKENEKNETNEKNATNETNEKNEKNETNETNETNQTNQTNQTNQTNQTNQTNQTNETNQTNDIVNFDSNKNKPLDEYNHSNIGDCTSVFKNEINGNYNLEQNMDSINNVNGVAILDAEDMNISKDYDNMNILQNYNMMNNDISFEKNLGEKMNDKDDKNSYLEDINNKDNVNNNDNIINNDNINNNDNINNNDNINNNDNINNNDNINNNINNNNNNNNNDDDEIYKPGDDENSNKMYETQFNDSKIKSKISYNDNVDKLDSYNLKDFFIDNNNYNMKEEKYSKESINNINSDEKMNERNFINDKTNKINNSNCNNNKDSDSNYINLINNGNILIDQENYPNDNTKIDELLKNIANGNDAYVKAHEYKRIDLLNTNYKRSIMNNINNNINNNNNNNDNNLNDPFFNYQHMNYANNNNDPSYIYLNKDNMIFDNINKYNVSSNPDYLIKDNEMINFNQMSYINKNIKEENMNHFNEGDFYFDKGKMGSTMGNIENMTNLEFMEYNNIMSSNNKNNNTNKKRRSKKKDSVVKEDIKTENKLYEMKDGNTNRKRRNSYMGDEKRKERKSIIYDNKMVEKNNNDNDNNNNNNINMDNNFIHTNYEYIKNNNNNNNMYIPTNLNNMNYKNYTNYTNDIDNISYMNESLSNNDQHYNMHNLINTNGDNFYAMNNHANNIIMNNMNIGFLKNNINDDKAMEQSEAYLNNISQAYDSHNNNNDNNNNNNNNNNNNNNNNNNNNNNNNNSDNNNNSSSNNNTTNDSTTTNNNTNSSTYNGTQNNTNLSNNNNSNNSNNSFNMSSFFSKGANSNDSQRNYNFSEMNNINESSDYANLSKNTEYDVYDEYVNLGDQKNDDMSDDSNSCDDKGNDKNGDSIDSTDKKKGSKCDSETLLPIANISRIMKRILPGSAKVAKESKDIIRECVTEFIQFLTSEASDRCTREKRKTINGEDILYSMEKLGFNDYIEPLTEYLNKWKQLKELNNSNNYHEKKFDNIKKTEESGDLNNNNNSVENKNLDENAYAEENYPIMNNVYNDQNEIFESNIKNIYTNSNDCDYGNGV; via the exons atgccAAGTATTTTAGAGTCTGACAATTCTTTAAACGAtgaggaaaataataaaacattagAAAGAAGCGGAGACATTAATATGATTGaaccaaataataatataatgaatgataatatttataggTTAGATGAAATTCattgtagtaataatataaacaatgaaaaagaagtaggaaatatatattgtgatgttgaaaaaaaaggtgatattaaatatataaatagaatatctaataaaaatgaaaatatagaaGAAAAGAGTAATGTTTTAAAAGATACAGACATAGATGtgccatattattataataacaattcAAATAATGGTACTCATCACTGtgataatgaaaattatgaggaagataatgattatataaataataatgaaacaCGTAAGAATGGTAATGATAGTGATATTGATTATGGTAGTAATTTCTCCTATACTAATCCTgataaaaattgtaataGAAGTAATTCCTTTACATCTAATATAGATAAAGAatcaaatgataataatgtaaaCAAAAAATCTCAACATGTAATTTGTTTAAATGTACAGAACAaagatcataataataataataatttgaaaGAAAAGGAATATCCTTTCTTTGGTACTATTGAAAAGAATGATGAGAATGTAtctaataagaaaaaaatttcagCACATGAAAATATTTCGATATATGAAAATGGTTCCGGttgtatgaatatattaattggaaaaaatgaacattCTAAGGAGAATaaggaaaatgaaaaaaatgaaacgaatgaaaaaaatgcaACGAATGAAACGAAtgaaaagaatgaaaaaaatgaaacgaATGAAACGAATGAAACGAATCAAACGAATCAAACGAATCAAACGAATCAAACGAATCAAACGAATCAAACGAATCAAACGAATGAAACAAATCAAACGAATGATATAGTTAATTTCgattcaaataaaaataaacctTTAGATGAATATAACCATTCAAACATTGGGGATTGTACAtctgtttttaaaaatgagaTAAATGGAAATTATAATTTGGAACAAAATATGGATAGtataaataatgtgaatGGTGTGGCTATTTTGGATGCTGAAGATATGAATATTTCAAAggattatgataatatgaatatattacaaaattataatatgatgaataatgatatatcttTTGAGAAAAATTTAGGAGAAAAGATGAATGataaagatgataaaaatagttATTTGGaggatattaataataaggataatgttaataataatgataatattattaataatgataatataaataataatgataatattaataataatgataatattaataataatgataatattaataataatgataatataaataataatattaataataataataataataataataatgatgatgatgaaatatataaaccgGGTGACGACGAAAATTCAAATAAGATGTATGAAACCCAGTTTAATGATTCCAAAATTAAGAGCAAGATatcatataatgataatgttgATAAATTAGATTCTTATAACTTAAAAGATTTTtttatagataataataattacaatatgaaagaagaaaaatattcgAAAGAAagtataaacaatataaattcagatgaaaaaatgaatgaaagaaattttataaatgacaaaacaaataaaataaataatagtaattgTAACAATAATAAGGATAGTGAttctaattatataaatcttattaataatgggaatatattaatagatCAAGAAAATTATCCTAAcgataatacaaaaatagatgaattattgaaaaatatagCTAATGGAAATGATGCATATGTAAAAGCAcatgaatataaaagaatagaTTTACTAaatacaaattataaaagaagtattatgaataatataaataataacatcaacaataataataataataatgataataaccTGAATGATCCTTTTTTTAACTATCAACATATGAATTAcgcaaataataataacgatCCTTCCtacatatatttgaataaagataatatgatatttgataatataaataaatataatgtctCAAGTAATCCAGATTATCTCATTAAAGATAACGAAATGATTAATTTTAACCAGATGAgttatattaacaaaaatattaaagaagaaaatatgaaCCATTTTAATGAGGgagatttttattttgataaagGGAAAATGGGAAGTACTATGggaaatatagaaaatatgaCGAACTTGGAATTTatggaatataataatataatgagtagcaacaataaaaataataatactaataAGAAGAGACGATCTAAAAAGAAGGATAGTGTTGTTAAAGAGGACATTAAAAcggaaaataaattatatgaaatgaAAGATGGAAATACAAATAGAAAAAGGAGAAATAGTTATATGGGtgatgaaaaaagaaaagaaagaaaatcaattatatatgataataaaatggtggaaaagaataataatgataatgataataataataataataatattaatatggataataattttatacatactaattatgaatatataaagaacaacaacaataataataatatgtatatacctaccaatttaaataatatgaattataaaaattatacaaattatacaaatgatATAGATAACATTTCATATATGAATGAATCTTTAAGTAATAATGATCAACATTACAATAtgcataatttaataaatactaATGGTGATAATTTTTATGCTATGAATAATCAtgcaaataatataattatgaataatatgaatatagggtttttaaaaaataatataaatgatgataaagcTATGGAACAAAGTGAAGCATatcttaataatattagtcAAGCATATGAtagtcataataataataatgataataataacaacaacaataataacaacaacaataataacaacaataataataacaacaacaataataacaacaacagtgataataataataatagtagtagtaataataatacgaCAAATGATAGTACTactactaataataatactaattCTAGTACATATAATGGTACACAGAATAACACCAAtcttagtaataataataatagtaataacagcaataattcatttaatatgAGTAGTTTTTTTAGTAAAGGAGCTAACAGTAATGACAGCCAAcgaaattataattttagcgaaatgaataatataaatgaaagcTCAGATTATGCTAACTTATCAAAAAATACAGAATATGATGTATATGATGAATATGTTAATTTAGGAGatcaaaaaaatgatgatatgtCTGATGACTCAAATTCATGTGATGATAAaggaaatgataaaaatggtgATAGTATCGATTCGactgataaaaaaaaaggatcaAAATGTGATAGTGAAACCTTATTACCAATAGCTAACATTAGTAGAATTATGAAAAGAATTTTACCTGGGTCGGCAAAAGTAGCTAAAGAGAGTAAGGATATTATTAGGGAGTGCGTCACTGAATTTATTCAGTTCCTAACAAGCGAG GCTAGTGACAGGTGTACGagagaaaaaaggaaaaccaTAAATGGGGAGGacattttatattctatGGAAAAattag GCTTTAATGATTACATAGAACCATTAACCGAATATCTGAATAAGTGGAAACaa TTGAAGGAATTAAATAACTCCAATAATTACCATGAAAAAAAgtttgataatataaaaaaaacagaagAATCAGGcgatttaaataataataataattcagtTGAAAATAAGAATTTAGATGAAAATGCATATGCTGAAGAAAATTATCCTATAATGAATAATGTTTATAATGATCAGAATGAGATATTCGAgagtaatataaaaaatatttatacgaATTCAAATGATTGTGATTATGGTAATGgggtataa